The genomic segment ATTGCTCGCTCTCTCGCTCGCCCTCTCTATTGCTCGCTCTCTCGCTCGCCCTCTCTATTGCTCGCTCTCTCGCTCGCCCTCTCTATTGCTCGCTCTCTCGCTCGCCCTCTCTATTGCTCGCCCTCTCTATTGCTCTCTCTCGCTCGCCCTCTCTATTGCTCTCTCTCGCTCGCCCTCTCTATTGCTCTCTCTCGCTCGCCCTCTCTATTGCTCGATCGCTCGCTCGCCCTCTCTATTGCTCGATCGCTCGCTCGCCCTCTCTATTGCTCGATCGCTCGCTCACTCGCTCGCCCGCCCTCtctatcgctcgctcgctcgcccGCCCTCTCTATCGCTCGCTCGCCCGCCCTCtctatcgctcgctcgctcgcccTCTCTATCGCTCGCTCGCCCTCtctatcgctcgctcgctcgccctctctatcgctcgctcgctcgccctctctatcgctcgctcgctcgcccTCTCTATCGCTCGCTCGCCCGCCCTCtctatcgctcgctcgctcgccctctctatcgctcgctcgctcgccctctctatcgctcgctcgctcgccctctctatcgctcgctcgctcgcccTCTCTATCACTCGCTCGCTCGCCCTCTCTATCGCTCGCTCGATCGCCCTCTCTATCGCTCGCTCGCCCTCtctatcgctcgctcgctcgccctctctatcgctcgctcgctcgccctctatcgctcgctcgctcgccctctctatcgctcgctcgctcgccctctctatcgctcgctcgctcgccctctctatcgctcgctcgctcgctcgccctctctatcgctcgctcgctcgcccTCTCTATCGCTCGCTCGATCGCCCTCTCTATCGCTCGCTCGATCGCCCTCTCTATCGCTAGCTCGCCCTCTCTATTGCTCTATCGCTTGCTCGCCCTCTATTGCTCGATCGCTTGCTCGCCCTCTATTGCTCGATCGCTCGCTCGCCCTCTCTATTGCTCGATCGCTCGCTCGCCCTCTCTATCGCTCGCTCGCCCTCTCTATCGCTCGCTCGCCCTCTCTATTGCTCGCTCGCCCTCTCTATTGCTCGATCGCTCGCTCGCCCTCTCTATTGCTcgatcgctcgctcgctctctctatTGCTCGATCGCTCGCTCGCCCTCTCTATTGCGCTTTCTGTTGTTATTTCTTGCTTATTCTTGCTCCCTTTTGTAACTAGGTTGTAtttgctattttattttatttacctgatctgcaataccagacacagcctttAGACAGGAGTGGCACTTTGTAATCTGACACAACCCCTGTAAATCATTCTGCCCCACAATACATTAAATGTTATTAGGTATTGATGTCTTCATAAGGATGTTCATGTAAGTGCACCTGGAGTACTAGACATACGAGACAGAGCAGAATCGGTCATACATATAAAATGCAAGGAAGCTGTATGTTCCGTCTGCTGACTTTGCATTTAAGCTGCTTTTATTACCCCCTCCAATTAATCTTTAACTCTGACATTTTCAGCCATTTATTGCACCACTTATCTTTACTACTGCTCTTTATGCAAAGTGCTTTGTGAAGAAACCATacaatataatcctgtcagtacgtCACATATTATATTTAGTTTAGGTGTAAAGTCCATAGATTAACCAGTAAtccttctgtctttttttttttttttaggcttccAGACCCCATGGCTGCCCCCTCGCCCTGTGGGGAGTGGTCATGCTGCCGTTGTACATTCCTAAATCCCCACGGGCAGCGCCATTGCTCTATATGTGAAGCTCCTCGCAACCTACCGGATCTCAACCACATCCTACGCCTCAGCTCGGCAGAACAGCGTTGGTCATGCAGCCGATGCACCTTTTCCAATCTTAATCCAACCAACCCTTCACCTCCGCCAAGCGGCTGCCAGCTTTGTGGGTTCCTGCCACCTCCAGCTGTCCCCAATGGCATCCCCCGAGGACCGCACGAAGGGGCTCGATCACCGGTCCAGGAATCCGAACCGGAGGATATAACGAGTCCTACTCTCCAATCTACAGTGAACCCAGGTTGGAGTTGTCCACGATGTACTCTACATAACACTCCCGTGTCCACCTCCTGCTCGGCTTGTGGTGGTCCACGGAAATTGTCTTTGCCCAAAATCCCACCAGAGGCGTTGGTAGTCCCAGAAGTTCCTGCGCCCCCTGCTGCTTTTCCAGGCTCAGATGAACAAGCAACAGCTGCTCTCCGTGAGCTGGACTCTCCCAGACCCTTACCTGCACTACCGATATCACCGGGACCACATAATATTCCCGTTCCAAGGAGCCGCAGAGAGGTGGCACCGGATAACCCGCTCTCTCCCCCTTCTGTCTCAAGTCGTCTTCCTAAACGCTTGAGCGTCTTGGAAGAAGAAGTAACGGCAGCTGAAACTACCCCATCCCCGGCGGAGCCACAAAACCTGGACTCTAGTTGGTCATGTGGAAAATGCACTTTGCGCAACCTTGGTAGTGCCAGTAGGTGTTGTGTCTGCGGAGCAGCACGGGCAGGCGAGAGTGACAATAGTACAACGGGAATGGAGGTCTTGCCATCACCATCCAGCACTGTGGTCCTTCCCATTCCAGTTCCCCGGAGGACAGAGTGGGCCTGCCCGGCCTGTACCCTTATCAATGAGACTCGGTGCAATCACTGCGTGGCATGTCACACCCCACAGGGCTATGTGGCCCAGCACCGGAATGTGGGGGCGCGGATGCTGCGCCGCAGGGAAAGTGTCAGGGCCGAAACCAGAAGGCAGACAGACGAAGGAGAGGCCAAGGAGCTTTGGGAGAACATTGTCAGCTTTTGCCGAGAGGTGAGCTCAAAGCGGGGCAAAAATGTTGTTTACCTGCGAATACACCCCCATTGTGCTTCTCCCACCAACAGCGCCGCTCTTGTTGCTGGGTTGTTttgggtattgcagctcagctggcGACGTTTCTGGAAGTATGCAACCATGTATTTTTATTGCAATATTGTCCGTAACTATGTTTGAGCTTTAGACACCACTTGCTTGAATGTTACTGACACTGGAACAAGTGATCCATTATAACAgtattttcccaaccagtgtgcctccagctgttgcaaaactacaactctcagcattcctgaGCATCCATCAGCCCTTAGGGGGGCCTTGAAACAAGATGGGAGCTACTTTGCTAGTGTATCATTCCAACGTTCCATAAGGGAAGGGTTCTCCAATTTAAGACTATGAGTTTAACTATAAGTATAACTCCAGTTAGGAgcagcgaagagagggagaactggagggagggggatgaatattcataagcggcgctgacgtcagtgcagaagccccgccctggccagttacagcaagatatacacacagattaaaactacaattgcgggcaaacggcagcgtggatcagaccaaggtagggctcgttttaatcagcgtctcccgcactatccaacagtactgtggatagtgcaggagaaaatagctgacaggttacctttaaaggggttacccaggaaaaatgtttttttttaatatatatcaactggctccagaaaacagaattgtaaattacttctattaaaaaatcttaatcctttcagtacttatgagctgctgaacttgagttgttcttttctgtctaagtgctctctgatgacacatgtctcgggaactgtccagagtagaagcaaatccccatagcaaacctcttctactctgtgcagttcccgagacaagcagagatgtcaccagagagcactgttgccagacagaaaagaacaactcaacttcagcagctgataattattggaaagattaagattttttaatagaagtaatttaaaaatctgtttaactttctgcagccagttgattttatacatatattattaaaaaaaaaaaaaaaaaaaaaatagtttttttcctggaatacccctttaacaacatatCCCTCATCCACGGAATAGAATCTCTGATCGTGTCTGACCTCTGGGAAATCCTCCCTTCTCGGGATCTCTTGCACAGCACTCCAACTCTCCTCATGCAGGAGCAGTGGCCGAGATGCCCCTTTATGCACCTCCAtgagagagccagagatacacgagtgctgtatctccaactctcccatagagatgcagagGGGGCTTGTAGACCCACCACTCCTGCAGCGATTAGACATTtgtgtgatcagacacttatgccctattctgTGAAAGTTGttaagtaccagagttcccctttaaatttccTAGGATTCAGATGGGGTTGTGGACACTCAATTTGCACACATGCAGAGAGCTTCTGACGCAAATCCGGATTCGGTTCGAAAAAGGCCCTttagtcaatgggactttgaTTTCGGGGCTTATTTTTCCGTGGTAATAAACCATGCAAAAGTAGCCCCAATTCCACCAGAAAAATTCTTCAGTTTGCacgagcctttaaaggggtactctggtggaaaacctttttttttttttttttttttttttttaaatcaactggtgccagaaagttaaacagacttgtaaatttacACAAAATGAGAATGGAGGATGGCACTCACCCAGATGGAAGCTTCAAATGTTCTTTATTAAACAAACACGGTTGCAGTGCCTAGACGTTCCTGTCTGTTCACCTGTCTGACACCGCCACCGTGTTTGTTTAATAAAGAACATTTGAAGCTTCCATCTGGGTGAGTGCCATCCTCCATTCTCATTTCATCTCCATTTGGATCTGTCTATCATTTCTGGATTGAGCACCGCAAGATTTGGTTTTGCTTCTCACTTCCACCtgtagctgcctattttgccgtACATACAGCAGTGCCGGATCTTGTATCTACAGTTTGCTATttgagatctgtaaattacttctattgaaaaaatcttaatccttccagtacttattagctgctgaatactacagaggaaattattttctttttggaacacagtgctctctgccgacatcacgagcacagtgctctctgctgacatctctgtccattttaggaactgtccagagcagcatatgttttctatggggattttctcctactctgctgacacctctgtccattttaagaactgtccagagagcactgttcttgtgatgtcagcagagagctctgtgttccaaaaagaaaaccattttctctctagtattcagcagctaataagtactggaaggattaagattttttaatagaagtcatttacaaatctgtttaactttctggcaccagttgataaaaaaaataaaaaaacatttttttccaccagagtacccctttaaacatacctTTACAGAGTAGCCACCTATAGGTGGAGATAGAGAGTCAGATTTTCTATCTATTTTGCATACTTTTTTCCTATAGATCATTGCATCCTGGATCTCCCCAAGGTGATTGATTACCTGTGGAGATATGTCGGACATTCCCATAGCGTGCTCATAGCATGTAGTAGGTCTATGGCACACACCATGTAGCTTCCAGCGTCagctggggtggggggtgggggggtcacgGTGGCATTACCCACATCTGTTCTCCCCTCATCTGGCCCTGAATGTCTGTTCTGTGAGATCTCCAGCTCCACCAGTCAGTGAAAACGAATCCCTGGCACGGCCGACCCTTGTTCATTGTTGCGAGCAGCGATCCTGGTAACAGTTGTGAATGTGGCCGCGTTCCAGTAAAAGCCTCAGCACCTGCGGTGGACGAcgaagaaggggggtggggggggcgacTGTCAGCGAGGAGACGTTGGAGCGTGAACTTGACACCGAACACCAACCTGACACTGACGATATTCTAGAACGCCACACCGTACATGACACTAGTGGTGCACACAATAACACAATGGTTACTATTTAAAGTGCACCTGCCGTGTGACAAGTAAAGGAGGCGTGGGGGAGGTGGGAGGGGTTAACGCTGTAAGTCTCGCGCAAAATATCTACTGATCATTTATACTCCTAGAATAGCAACTGAGCAGAATTATATACATGTGAACACCCCCCCTTCCCAACACTGATCTTGGGGGTCTGTTTCCATGATTGATTGGTCATGTCTGTTCATCCTAAACCACTGTCATATCCAACCTGTCAATCTGCAActgttgagaaactacaactcccagcatgcctggacagccgttggctgtccaggcatgctgggagttgtagtttctcaacagctgCAGAGCCGcaggttagggtgcattcacaacacgtttttgcaatacagttcccgtatctggTTTTTGATGTAAAACTGatccctcaaaacctgactaaggctgggttcacaccacgttttgttaaatacggctcccgtatacggttgggaggaggggggggcagggcttaatcgcggcgcccgcactcagccgtattcgggaaccgtagttaatgtatgtctatgagccgaccggagtgaaccgcagcctccggtcggctgctttttcggccgtgtgcggtttcccgactgcaggcaaaaacgtggtcgaccccgTTTTTGCCTGCtgccgggaaaccgcatacgaccGAAAACTAAGCTGAAatgcgggaaccgtatttaacaaaacgtggtgtgaacccagcctaaactgtatcgaaacgtgtgtacaaattcaacccatatacagttaaaaaccgtatacggtttgaaaaattatgtccggttgcatcctttttttaagaaaaaaaagtatacgtttttaacttttcactccattttgaataaagtttcacttgtttgattgaaattccaagaaaaaaaactgtgcagagtcgaaaaccggatggaaccttacgcacatacggttctgtacggttcccgttGACTcccgtgtttaaaaaaaaaaaaaaaacttatacggtttaatacagtttttcacccggaccaaaaaccgtggtagactacagttttgggtacgggaaaaaaaccagacaaaaccgtacaggatgcaaaactgacacaacctgatgcatcttttggcgtacagttttcaatggagagtcaatgcatacggttttcaatacggttccgtacggttttcacattgaaaatgtatacgggaaatgtattgcaaaaacgtggtgtgaacccagccttagagagcaCTCAAGTCTATTGCTTATCAGGGGTCCCATATTAATTTGCCTTCCAAATTGTgtcaactagggatgtcccgataccggttACATGtacaaatccttttttttttttttttttttttttttttttggtcaagtactcgccaataccaaataccaatgtgtttttttttatttttttgtttgtttttctttaaattcTATGTGACAGCAGAGgtagctctagactttgtgaagcCTTAGGCTGGCGTCTAACTTGAGGCCCTCActgattaaagcgcaactgtcatgagtttttagccccccagactactacaatgttgttacagatgtccatagcgtaagtgtaaccataccttgatgttttttttttccttcttttataacttataaaatacattcatccagcggtcaggcacagtcggataggcgtggcttggggttcgcaaagccccgccgccacgcctatcctctcaTTTCAGTGCTGGGgtcgctgtgtagtaagacacagcgcatccacagcacatctacagcgcatgcgcccctcctgACATGCGCGCGCGCCACCACCCTCGCTGCCTATCCGCTCACTGCGCAGGTGCAGtactagaggaagggaggggcgcatgcgctgcgtCTTACTACACAGTGATCCCAGCACTGAAAGGATAGGCGTGGTggcggggctttgcgaaccccaagccacacCTATCCAACTGGGCTGGAccactggataaatgtatttCATACGTTTTATAAAAGGAGGAAACCCATAAAGGTATGGTCACACCCacgttatggacatctgtaacaacatcgCAGTagtctggggggagctaaaaactcatgacagttgcgctttaagatacccccccccccttttctttcatcttgaaaataaacagatttcatatatatataaaaagactccccctattaggtaaaaaaaaactcctagTAGGTAGGTGAAGCCCCCATCAGATAGGTAGGGAAGCCCCAagaaggtatgtaggtaggtaggaaaTCCCCCTATTAGGTTAAATCCCCCAGGAGACAGGTAGGGAGTCCTCTTATTAGGCAGAAGATACTGTATTATAGTTACATAATCCCTCTATTACCTAGAAACCCagtgtaggtagggaatccccctattagatcaaagcccccagtaggtaggtagggaatcctcccCTTTTAAGTAGAAGCCCTTCAGTAGTCCGGTATGCAGGTAGGTAGGGAACCTCCTATTAGGTATATACTCCCACTAAGTTGGTTTCCCCAATAGGTCctctccaaaagaaaataataaaatcccACTCAGCTTTCCTTCGCTCCTGCACTGAGGCCTCTGCATCCTCCGCTCTgtaagtggtgcaggaccttttcCTGCAGGCAGGAGTGGCGCGGGACCTGCCGCACGATAAAATGATGTCATCACTCCTGGCAGGACCTGCACCACTCTGGATGTGAATGATGAAGAAGCCTCAGCACAGGAGCGGGACTGCAGGTATGTGGATAGGTATGAGGGATATTTACAGGAGCACTCGTGCAGATGTCTAGTATTGGCTCCGATACCTGTATCTGGACGTTCCCAGTGATGAGATATTTAAAAAGTCGAATGCCACTTTAAGTGATGGAATATTGTACTGTATGTCTATTATGCTTTTTTATACCCGTCTTCCCATCCCTTACCATGGCTTCCCCCAGTCTTTCAGcatttttagaaataccccatttccTTCCGTCGCTGCAGTCGTGCATCCAGGTGCTCCTAACCCACATTATCCTCCGTCCATTGTACGCACCTCTCAGCggatcttcctctcctcctccactaaCCATCTCTCATTCTTtccttcctctgtcccctcctgatACAATAcactggtgtttcccaaccagggtgcctctagctgttgcaaaactacaactcccagcatgcccggacagccaaaggctgtccgggcatgctgggaattgtagttttgcaacaactggaggcacgctggttgggaaacactgcaatatacTAATACCCCCTCCTGACAGTTGTCCTCTTGGTTGTCCCCATCCCAGAACAGAGTTAATTTTGTGGATGACAGCTTTCCTCCCGGGCCTCGTTCCGTCGGCTTTCCGGAATCAGACAGCGTCCAGCAGAGGGTGAAACAGTGGCTGCGACCGCAAGAGATTAACGGCAGCATCTTCAAGGAGCGCGGAGTGAAGTGGTCCGTCTTTCGCACACCAAGACCGTCCGATATACTGCAGGGGCTACTGGGAAACTGCTGGTAAGTACATACTGTatagcatacttaaaggggtactccagtggaaaacatttatttatttattttttaaatcaactggtgccagaaagttaaacagatttgtaaatgacttctattaaaaaatattaatccttccagtacttctcagctgctttaTATGAtagttcatttatttttgaatttcctttctgtctgaccacagtgctctctgctgacacctctgtccatgtcaggaactgtccagagctggaacaattccccatagcaaacctctcctgctctggacagttcctgacatgtcaaaaaaagaaattaaaaaagaaatgaacttcctctgtattatacagcagcttataagtactggaaggattacgattttttttttttttatacacgtaatttacaaatctgtttaactttctggcaccagatgatttaaaataaaaaagttttctaccgaagtacctctttaatatcCTCATCTAAAGGGGTGTCTGAGCATTGGGGGTCCCTATGTGGAGCAGCGGTCAGCCATACACCCTGCCACTGCTCAAAACTCTGAGACTGATGGAAATAGCCGAGTAGGAATACAGAAGACTTTCACCCGTATAGGGATGACCATTTACTAAAGCTgcgataccagacacaacctgtggacaaggGTGGCGCTCGTTCATCCCTTTTAGGTACTCAGTGGTCAGGAAAAATCTAATAAATGGCACTTTCTTTGCCAGTCCTTTGCAGATTATCGGTTTTTAGGTGCAGATCATAATGGACCGGTTTTCGGAATAATGGCTGGGGGGTGTTGCGTCTGGCCTTGTTGTTgctgacttgcatgggacttcaggcaTATCTGCATCCTGGTCACTGTAGTCTCATGCAAGTCTTTAGACATGATCTGTGGGGTCaccttggcccagatttatcaaactgtgtgagaggaaaaagtggagggattttcccacagcagccaatcacaagtcagctaacgagctgaggtaaagtgaaagcagagctgtgattggctgctgtgggaaaatccctccactttttctctcaaccaatcacaggtcagctaactagctgaggtaaagtgaaagcagagctgtaACTggttgagagaaaaagtggagggattttcccacagcagccaatcacaggtcagctaacgagctgagataaagtgaaagcagagctgtgattggctgctgtgggaaaattcctccactttttctctcaaccaatcacaggtcagctaactagctgaggtaaagtgaaagcagagctgtaACTggttgagagaaaaagtggagggattttcccacaacagccaatcacaggtcagctaacaagctgaggtaaagtgaaagctgagctgtgattggctgcttggTACTACATGGAAACATAGATCCAATAGTTTGCATGTAAAACGAGCCAATAAAGACATACAACAAATTAAGTGGTGAAATAAAGCCACAATGtttatttaaagtaaaaaaacgttaataataaagtaaatataaaaacaataataaagtaTTAGAATAATGAATATTATGATGTCCACCTGCATTAAACAGGCAACTAACCCCCCCCTTATAAACATTGTGACAAAATAAAGTATAAgggaataaaaaatgaaataataaaaataagggagggagggtgggtCTTGAGCCGAAGGCTGAAGTGAATTAACCGTGCCGCCACCCAATCCTGCGGGGGGAGCTGCATTTGCCAAATAGACGAGGTATCCGCAGTTAAGGACATTAGAGCAAgcccatagaccagtggtcttcaacctgcggacctccagatgttgcaaaactacaactcccagcatgcccggacagccaatggctgtccgggcatgctgggagttgtagttttgcaacatctggaggtccacaggttgaagaccactgccgtagACAAATACAGAAGTATAGATGCGGCAGCATCAAACCATATAATATGGTTCATGTTTCCaggcggcccccccccccccacttctgtATTTTTCTTGGGGGTCCTTACAGGAGCTGGTACTACTGCACGTTGAGCTGGTCATACATTTCATGTGTATGTGGGGCctcctgattagagatgagcgaacttacagtaaattcgattcgtcacgaacttctcggctcggcagttgatgacttatcctgcataaattagttcagtcttcaggtgctccagcgggctggaaaaggtggatacagtcctatgaaagtctcctaggactgtgtccaccttttccagcccaccggagcacctgaagactgaactaatttatgcaggaaaagtaatcaactgccgagccgagaagttcgtgacgaatcgaatttactgtaagttcgctcatctctactcctgatAATAGATGCTTGCCAAGCGAACCTTGAATTTCATTGTGTCCATTTTCTTTGTTGTTAGCGAGATGAGAAGCCACGTTAGGAGCCTAGCGGCAGATTTCTCCACATTCAGAATGCATGCATGCTCAGCCGAGCTGAGAGTGCATATGCAAGGGGGGGAAATCTGAAGAGACGacggtgtatggccagctttattcTGATGGTCTGCTCTCTGTATAGGTTTCTCAGTGCACTAGCGGTGTTGGCAGAGAGACCCGAGCTGGTGGAGCGGGTGATGATCACAAGGACCATATGCCCAGAAGGAGCTTATCAGGTGCGGCTATGCAAAGATGGCACCTGGAGCACAGTGTTGGTGGATGACATGCTGCCATGTGATGAAGCTGGGTACTTACTCTTTTCTCAGGTGCGTGAAAAACCAACACCGTGCGGATGATCTTAGTGCTTGTTGCACGGttgagcagtatatatgtctTCCCGACAGGCCCAAAGGAAGCAGCTCTGGGTGGCTCTGATCGAAAAGGCTCTGGCAAAGCTTCACGGCTCCTACTTCGCCCTTCAAGCGGGTCGCGCTATTGAGGGTCTGGCCACTCTGACCGGAGCGCCCTGCGAAAGCCTCATGCTACAAGTCAGCTCCACTAACCCCCGAGAGGAGACGGTGGACACTGATCTCATCTGGGCCAAGATGCTGAGCTCTAAGGAAGCCGGGTAAGACCAGCcggaccttttaaaggggtactccagtggaaaacttttttttttattaatttttttttttaaatcaactggtgccagaaagtttaaacggatttgtaaattacttgtattaaaaaaatcttaatccttccagtactttttaggggctgtatactacagaccaaatgcttttcattttggatttctcttctgtcacgaccacagtgctctctgctgacctctgctgtcctttttaggaactgtccagagcagaagaaaatccccatagcaaacatatttggCGTTTCACTTCTattttaagtgacatgtcacttaccaCCCTGtggtaatatctttttttttcat from the Hyla sarda isolate aHylSar1 chromosome 8, aHylSar1.hap1, whole genome shotgun sequence genome contains:
- the CAPN15 gene encoding calpain-15 isoform X2, translating into MGNMASIFVRHIGSYPAFPRTLPDPMAAPSPCGEWSCCRCTFLNPHGQRHCSICEAPRNLPDLNHILRLSSAEQRWSCSRCTFSNLNPTNPSPPPSGCQLCGFLPPPAVPNGIPRGPHEGARSPVQESEPEDITSPTLQSTVNPGWSCPRCTLHNTPVSTSCSACGGPRKLSLPKIPPEALVVPEVPAPPAAFPGSDEQATAALRELDSPRPLPALPISPGPHNIPVPRSRREVAPDNPLSPPSVSSRLPKRLSVLEEEVTAAETTPSPAEPQNLDSSWSCGKCTLRNLGSASRCCVCGAARAGESDNSTTGMEVLPSPSSTVVLPIPVPRRTEWACPACTLINETRCNHCVACHTPQGYVAQHRNVGARMLRRRESVRAETRRQTDEGEAKELWENIVSFCRENRVNFVDDSFPPGPRSVGFPESDSVQQRVKQWLRPQEINGSIFKERGVKWSVFRTPRPSDILQGLLGNCWFLSALAVLAERPELVERVMITRTICPEGAYQVRLCKDGTWSTVLVDDMLPCDEAGYLLFSQAQRKQLWVALIEKALAKLHGSYFALQAGRAIEGLATLTGAPCESLMLQVSSTNPREETVDTDLIWAKMLSSKEAGFLMGASCGGGNMKVDDAAYESVGLRPRHAYSILDVRDVNSHRLLRLRNPWGRFSWNGSWSDDWPSWPPSLKPELMPHGSSEGVFWMEYNDFIRYFDSVDICKIHTDWHEVRVQGTFPNKASTPVTVTSLTVVERTALEFSLFQEGSRRSDTVDSHLLDLCIMVFRASHSGTGKVMLGRLMAHSKRAVKKFVGCDVMLEPGEYAVVCCAFNHWQTLSLGGLSTVQASSPTGSGNNRRSAADPMGYVLAIYSSRLVMVEQVEAQSTTLADAIILLTEDKGERHEGREGMTCYYLTHGWAGLIVVVENRHPKSFLHIQCDCTDSFNVVSTRGSLKTSDSVPPLHRQVLVILSQLEGNAGFSITHRLAHRKANQASLNDWMSSKGTHSPPLSPEVSGLHGPRPL
- the CAPN15 gene encoding calpain-15 isoform X3; protein product: MAAPSPCGEWSCCRCTFLNPHGQRHCSICEAPRNLPDLNHILRLSSAEQRWSCSRCTFSNLNPTNPSPPPSGCQLCGFLPPPAVPNGIPRGPHEGARSPVQESEPEDITSPTLQSTVNPGWSCPRCTLHNTPVSTSCSACGGPRKLSLPKIPPEALVVPEVPAPPAAFPGSDEQATAALRELDSPRPLPALPISPGPHNIPVPRSRREVAPDNPLSPPSVSSRLPKRLSVLEEEVTAAETTPSPAEPQNLDSSWSCGKCTLRNLGSASRCCVCGAARAGESDNSTTGMEVLPSPSSTVVLPIPVPRRTEWACPACTLINETRCNHCVACHTPQGYVAQHRNVGARMLRRRESVRAETRRQTDEGEAKELWENIVSFCRENRVNFVDDSFPPGPRSVGFPESDSVQQRVKQWLRPQEINGSIFKERGVKWSVFRTPRPSDILQGLLGNCWFLSALAVLAERPELVERVMITRTICPEGAYQVRLCKDGTWSTVLVDDMLPCDEAGYLLFSQAQRKQLWVALIEKALAKLHGSYFALQAGRAIEGLATLTGAPCESLMLQVSSTNPREETVDTDLIWAKMLSSKEAGFLMGASCGGGNMKVDDAAYESVGLRPRHAYSILDVRDVNSHRLLRLRNPWGRFSWNGSWSDDWPSWPPSLKPELMPHGSSEGVFWMEYNDFIRYFDSVDICKIHTDWHEVRVQGTFPNKASTPVTVTSLTVVERTALEFSLFQEGSRRSDTVDSHLLDLCIMVFRASHSGTGKVMLGRLMAHSKRAVKKFVGCDVMLEPGEYAVVCCAFNHWQTLSLGGLSTVQASSPTGSGNNRRSAADPMGYVLAIYSSRLVMVEQVEAQSTTLADAIILLTEDKGERHEGREGMTCYYLTHGWAGLIVVVENRHPKSFLHIQCDCTDSFNVVSTRGSLKTSDSVPPLHRQVLVILSQLEGNAGFSITHRLAHRKANQASLNDWMSSKGTHSPPLSPEVSGLHGPRPL
- the CAPN15 gene encoding calpain-15 isoform X1 — translated: MGSSASSLAAEGKSHHGSMGTAYPGLGLLGWHRNGLPGSLWQGTVTPIYRTHRLPDPMAAPSPCGEWSCCRCTFLNPHGQRHCSICEAPRNLPDLNHILRLSSAEQRWSCSRCTFSNLNPTNPSPPPSGCQLCGFLPPPAVPNGIPRGPHEGARSPVQESEPEDITSPTLQSTVNPGWSCPRCTLHNTPVSTSCSACGGPRKLSLPKIPPEALVVPEVPAPPAAFPGSDEQATAALRELDSPRPLPALPISPGPHNIPVPRSRREVAPDNPLSPPSVSSRLPKRLSVLEEEVTAAETTPSPAEPQNLDSSWSCGKCTLRNLGSASRCCVCGAARAGESDNSTTGMEVLPSPSSTVVLPIPVPRRTEWACPACTLINETRCNHCVACHTPQGYVAQHRNVGARMLRRRESVRAETRRQTDEGEAKELWENIVSFCRENRVNFVDDSFPPGPRSVGFPESDSVQQRVKQWLRPQEINGSIFKERGVKWSVFRTPRPSDILQGLLGNCWFLSALAVLAERPELVERVMITRTICPEGAYQVRLCKDGTWSTVLVDDMLPCDEAGYLLFSQAQRKQLWVALIEKALAKLHGSYFALQAGRAIEGLATLTGAPCESLMLQVSSTNPREETVDTDLIWAKMLSSKEAGFLMGASCGGGNMKVDDAAYESVGLRPRHAYSILDVRDVNSHRLLRLRNPWGRFSWNGSWSDDWPSWPPSLKPELMPHGSSEGVFWMEYNDFIRYFDSVDICKIHTDWHEVRVQGTFPNKASTPVTVTSLTVVERTALEFSLFQEGSRRSDTVDSHLLDLCIMVFRASHSGTGKVMLGRLMAHSKRAVKKFVGCDVMLEPGEYAVVCCAFNHWQTLSLGGLSTVQASSPTGSGNNRRSAADPMGYVLAIYSSRLVMVEQVEAQSTTLADAIILLTEDKGERHEGREGMTCYYLTHGWAGLIVVVENRHPKSFLHIQCDCTDSFNVVSTRGSLKTSDSVPPLHRQVLVILSQLEGNAGFSITHRLAHRKANQASLNDWMSSKGTHSPPLSPEVSGLHGPRPL